A window from Lytechinus pictus isolate F3 Inbred chromosome 9, Lp3.0, whole genome shotgun sequence encodes these proteins:
- the LOC135155539 gene encoding uncharacterized protein LOC135155539 — protein MTTIRKVKVAVYSGSVENNVAGLITEIRERMADCVEEVRYVQLPYNISDMQKMKLDKNYLMLLCHSINNKGFSITNVFQALYDGFLLKSKKLLGRRRIGVIAHDFDSAELSSDKLNSRMDSFRTNQERTFRASILQLIGGQLSQSPVEINDDQWEELRKYVRNELKNPKPRKDGRCMQ, from the exons ATGACAACGATACGAAAAGTGAAAGTGGCTGTGTATAGTGGAAGTGTTGAAAACAACGTGGCCGGACTCATCACTGAAATAAGAGAGAGAATGGCAGATTGTGTCGAAGAGGTTAGATATGTTCAGCTACCTTACAACATTAGTGATATGCAGAAGATGAAACTGGATAAGAATTACTTAATGTTGCTCTGTCATTCAATCAACAATAAAGGATTTTCAATCACCAATGTCTTTCAAGCTCTTTATGATGGCTTCCTTTTGAAATCCAAGAAACTATTAG GTCGCCGTAGAATTGGTGTGATTGCTCATGACTTTGATTCTGCCGAGCTCTCTTCGGACAAACTTAACAGTAGGATGGATTCCTTCAGAACCAATCAAGAAAGAACATTCAGAGCATCAATTCTGCAACTAATCGGCGGACAGCTATCTCAATCACCGGTAGAGATTAATGATGACCAATGGGAGGAACTCAGAAAATATGTCAGAAACGAATTAAAGAATCCGAAGCCCCGGAAAGATGGCCGCTGCATGCAGTAA